tttacctgctattttagctgcaaataaaacaaatcaagtaaaaaatcgcatgccacgggagcacattcatcacgaaatcataattgttgattttcctaaatattattataactttgaggcaactgcatgccatattctttataaacattcaaaagaaACTGCTCCACTTGATTACTGCTTGTATAGTCTCCTAAGGTCAACAAAAtgtccacattaaaactaatcaaagctaaaatctaatgcaatcataatatatatatatatattttttatgttatatttaacaagcgcggctccagaaatgcgtcttatccgcattgtaaccacgctgcttgcgcatccagtgtccaagcacaataaacgtATGAATTAATGaacaacagtttgtttttatatatattttaattttaatgcacATCCAAGCAGGTGACTTtcacgacccaccttattcccctgtgcaacgcacttattgggaacccctaatataaattatcctttaaagtgtACTAGCAAGAGTATAAAGTGTCCAATAAGTGTACACTACAGACAGAATGTGAACTTGTAAAACCAAGAAGTTCTGTTTCCTATTGTAAATCAACTAAATAAAATCCTGGCacaaagtacatttttttttattaaatgtgacCTCttcatttaacccatcccagtgagtagtAAACACCACaaacacgcgcgcgcacacacacacacacacacacacagagctgtGGGCAACTATCACTGCACACCCGAGGAGCAGTTAGGGTTAAGGTGCCTTACTCATAACCACTAGGCTACGACTGCCCCTAATGAGTAAAGTAAATAATATAACGCCGTTGTTTCATGACCAGTGAAGTACATCAATTACTTGCACTTTTTATTAGAATGGATAATGTGAACCTGTTTTATTAACAGATCTGTTAATACaatagttatttaaaaaatgtgccaGGTTTGCGGATTTCCTGAAAGTCTGTAAGTCTCTTATCCATTTCAATACATGACATACTGAAGCAAAGGTCATCTGGATGTGTTATAAGATCTCTGAATTCAACAGACAGACTGTAGGTGTTCATGCAGCAGAGGGGTCAAAAGTGTGGTCTCCTCCGACGACCCGTGTACTTTGTGTCAGCTCTTACATCcctaaagagaaagaaaaaaagatgaAATATAAAATAGTTTTGTGTACCAGATCTCTTACCCACAGTTACACTTGGCGTTAACTTCAGGAAGTAACTGTGATGCAGTGCAACACGTGTGCGGCCAACTTCAAGTATCTACATTTTGACTAATTCATTGAACAAGATGCATGAAATCGTGACCCCATGAATCGTAATCAAATAGATTCACAGCTCTAGTGGAAATCTTTTACAGAGAATGAATGGCTGTGCAAGACTCACTTCATTATAAACACACATCTACATTTCCTTTGAGTTTCTAAAAGAGAAAAGATAATGGGTGGGCTTTAATTTAACAATGACCAGTGAATGGAGATATGTTGGCTGAATTGCATTGACATTCCACTGAGATCCGATCACAAGATCAGAAAATAATATCCCAATATATTCAAGAAGTATGTGGACAATAGCTGGATATAGGACACAcgtgtaaatgcagcataatACTACTGTACTTAAAAAACTTCTTACAACGAGCACAGGTCAAAAAGAAAAAACTGAACATGAGTGtgtttaaaaaatcagacaacaGTGTATGTAGGGTTCAAGGAAATCGGCCTTTCTTGTGTGCATGTAGATGTAAAATCCAGGCACATAATAAGGCGGCACCGCCTCCATCttactgtgattggctgatcaTAGTGTCAATGAGATCATAATAAGATGTTTATAACAGATCTAGGGCCCTCAACTGAAGATGCGTTTACAGCATATTGAAAATACTGttgaaaactaaaatatatgtatatttaaaagaattTCAGTCATACTTTCCCTGCCGGCGTCGTCGTTCCTTCTTATCTACAATCCAGTCTTTACTCTTCTTCACAGACTTCCCTTTCATATTCTTAAACCGTGACCTAAAAAAATTGttgggaaaaaataaacattggtAACACTTTTCAATAGTgtcaatgtttttattaatgtaaagatgCTTTGGAATTTACTTTACAATAAAATTTCATTCCTTCACAAAGTTCATTACctacattaaaaataacaacaattTTACAGCAGTGGTTTAGAATCTTGATGAAATTAAATCCTTAtctaatacatatttaaaatgaaaatttgttCATGTTAACATAAGTAATGAACAAACACATACCCACTATActggcattaactaacaataaAGTTCCTTAGACTATGTTCACACGGTCAGTTTATATCAGTTTAACATTTTTGTGCATATCCGATTTGAACGGCTGATTGTCCAGACTGTGTATCATAACTGTGTCCTCCTGTGGCACTTTTGTGTTTTCCAGATCAGCTGCATTGGtttctattggttctattggaGGTGCTTAATATACATCAAAgtacagactgtaaaaaaagtacacAACCCTATTTTTCTTTATCTCAGACCACACTTTGTCTCTCAATGATTCAAGCTAAAAATAGTTACTGTCAATGCCAATTTCATCTTGGATGCTCTGAGAAAAATTTTATGTTCAGGTAAAGTAaccctttaataaaatgtaaaaaataccaaaCATTGATTGGTGTCCACTAATTTACACTGTCAAAGACATGTCAAAGTCGTCTACAAAACACTGAAAAAGAGCCCATGTGAACTGTAAATGAAAAGTTTATGTTATATATGATTTGAGGACGGTAGTGCCTCCAAATAAGCACTGATTAACACACAGAACACAACATGAGATGTGTATGTGATTACCTCTGTGTTGTAAACTGAGCTTGATTTGATACAGATCTGTCAGCGCTCTCTGAATCCAAACCCTGAAATACAGCGCAGAGATCACATTCTGGATTCAACCGCACAAATGTGTCCTTACACtaagcatttatgtacataCCTTGGGTAATACACCTGACACTCCAGCAAATAAACATAGGAAAAACCTTTAGAAGATTTAAAGATTAGTCACAATCATAAAACTAAACATTACAAGTAAATATATCTGTGCtgactaaataataataataaaggatAATAAAGGCTGAAATTACTTTTTGGCTTTGCTGCTGTTTGGATAGTCCACAACCATTCCACCTGTGAAACCTGCCTTCATAGCCTGACCTGTTATCAGCTCCAGCTGaggagaaaaaaatatcaaCATTATGATTTAACTATAcaagaaataacaaaaaatgtctAATGTGAACTACAAGTGTATTTCAATTATACTGTTGTAAGGTGAGCTTTGTTTGTTGTATTCTGACACATGACATGACACAGGATTATTCATGTAGTTGTCTGACACAGTGATTGAAGATGATTTGTTATAAATATTTCTTTGTATGACGCTATAATCGGTTGTTTGACACAATCAAAATCCCTGAAAGCCTTTGTTTGATGCCATCATTGCCTCAAAAGCCTTTAAATGGACGAAAAGCCTTAGATGCTATAAATGTCCCAAACCTTCATTTGATGCTTTAAGTCGGGAGAAATTTCGGGAGTCACATCCACATTTACAGGTGTGAGTCTATAAATGTCCTGCTCACACATCAGTTTACTGACACAAAAAGAACAGTGCCTTGTATGAACGAGCAACTGACCTCAGACCTGTATGCTATTCGCACGCTGCACCTGTGACCATAGTAATGGACGTTAATATCAAACAGAAAGTATTATTTGTGCAAtggacaaaactttatttaagtaattaacaaaaaaatggGTGCATGTAACACCTCCCATTGTGCTGAGAAGAATAAACAAGGGATTTTAATCTgcaaaattaattaatataaaatcagtgtcaaaaactgcacatttcaCCAAGCCAGTTCCTTGAAGGAAGTCTCACTACTCGTTACTTTACAGGAGATCCTGAAACTTTAATGACTGACGAGGCGCTGTTGTCATCTACTGGTTAAACTACAACAATGGCAGCAACTCCTTTTGTGAACACGTTTTATCACACGCATATTCACTTATTGTGCTACATACGATTCAATATGTAATGTAGTAATATGCTCTGTGATGTCTATTAAGGCTTATATAATATCTCACTGCAGCGCAGAGATGTTTGCTGTCGTAAGATCTACTGTGCATAACCTTATGGAGCAATCCTGCTGCAGTTTgaagtcatttttaatgcactgtatCTTTACACTAACACAAAGTAACGGATGACGTGACAGACAGCTACGTAGTTGTTGACATACCATTTGCTCATAGTACAAAAATCTTTGATCAGAAAGACAAGAAAGCAACACAACGGGTAAGGTCTAATAGAAAGTAAAAGCGTCAAAAGTTTAAACAGACTCCATGGTCAATGCCTCACAGCacttattatatttataatatccaTATCTAGAGACACTATTAGCAGTGCCATTATTCCTATAAATTGCATCATTTTTATGGGTGGCAAGACAAAAATCAACAAAAAGAAATCAGATTTGTGAATATGTAGATACAAACCTGCTCTGAGTTTTCAGGGTAAATCTGAAAGATGGCACGTGCGCCTCTTGCCTTAAAAACATGAACATTACACAGTCAGTTGTTCaatttataaacaaacaaacaacaaaacgtTTGTCTGTTTCTATAGCATTTTCTCCATCCTgtattacagtacagtataatTACTGGCATATAAAGAGTTAATCAGTCATAACTAACCAAAGATAGATTCACTAGTATTGATGAATAATTCCTTGATGATAACTCACCAGTGAAGAGTATAGTGTGCTGAAGAAGCGGTAGAGCCTCTTTGGAGGACTGTGTGTTTTCTTATCTGCATTACATAACCACTGCAGAGCCGAAATACTTACAGCGAAAACATTCAGAATCAacttattaaattaaatcattGACTTAATTAAAAAAGTCATGAGGAACTGATGTGATCTTTACTGTACCTTACACAGCCATCAAACATTCCCGGTCTGAATGGCATTCCTTCACCCATGTCTCCCAGTATAAGATCTCCCTCTACGTCTCTGTCCAAAGCAACATCTGCAAAAAGACAATACTATAAAACACATGAAGTATACAAGTGTCCAGTAAACTTTATTTCCATTGGTCAAGCCAAATATCTCTGTATAGTCACTATTGTCCATGGCAATGCTAAATATATGAGAAAAGTGCTCATTCGGGTAAATGGTCACCTTATATGTCTCGTATAACACAGCCTCTCATTTCATACAAACACAAGATTTGGTATTTACTAAAACTATTAACagagttcccacaccttagttaacttcgaattcaaggacctttcaaggacttttcatgtccaatactctcaaattcaaggactaaatgtggggacacatttcaagtgagagcaaggttacattgtgttaccttttaagattcattgttacagttccctttcgagggaactcatactgcttcactgcagtgacactttggggacgcctccaggggtaagtgcgtatgaatcaacattcacataaagaagatataagcatttaaagcatacagtttagcacgtgtgcttaaaaagtctagaatttgtatgatatcttacactacacaggaaataatatggattgtttttccagaaaacttcttgcataaaatagattcaagcactttcaatgacctgtatctatgtatgtatattttcaaaaacatcccagggccttgaaatttcccccccagattcacaaactttcaaggatttcaaggacccgtgggaaccctgtattaataataaacacaCCTTAGCATCTTATAAGAAAGGTATACTGTATAGACAGCAGGTTGATATCACAGAAATAAGGTCTGACAATTAAATAtcgatttgaaatattttatttgctcatttttaacaaatgcagacctttccagaggaaaacctgtttacttTCGGTATTAAGATAAAATGTTCAAATGCCACGAACACACCATTTGGTGTAATTATTGGTAAATATAATGTACATGTTACTAAAAAGACATTTATAGTTATTTTATAGttattgtgtaatattaaactgtacctgtcaaaatgatttgcaggtATGTGTTATTAATTTTGAGCTGTAGTTATCTGAAAAGAATGTTGtggctggccaatcagaatcaagcattttagagaGCATTTTGTAGtaagcataaataaataaaaatacaaggaAGCAGTGTGTGGCacacaaaaacaataagtttgACCGCAGATAATAATACATCAATGAATATTTCTGCAGTGATTTTATTATTTGAAGACTTCTTGTTTAGTATGTACTGTAAAGGGCTATTTTtcttagttaaaacattttattttgataatcTGTAGCGTGTGTAAAgtatatttacccagcatggcTGTACTGATGTCCACACCAACCCAGTAATGACCAACTTCAGATAAATAATCTCCACTGAGTCCAGAGccgcagctgtcaatcaatgtAAATGTTGTATTAGGAACTGAAGAGTAATATCTGTTAATGAGGAGCAGTGTTAAGCTCATACCCAACATCCAACAGATAACAGGGCTGATCCTCTGGAAGACAAAGAAGCTCGACAGCTCGTTCTGACATCTGTGTCTGGATCTCTATCATACGAGAGctacacaacacaaacacacacacacaaacaaacaaacaaacaaacaaacaaacaaacaaacaaacaaactgtgGATCAATACTCAAAAATGTAATCTACAGTGCTTTGAACAATTTATAAATTAAGTACAAttaagtagatattttgggtaCTTAAATTCATTGCAACTTTTTCTTTGCTACAATTATAgcaaaataaatactttaaacTTCGGCACACTTGttgctagttttttttttagcttgttttataaTTTTGTGTAAAGAGAGCAGTATAATTTTATACCTTGTTATCCAATGTAAattgctttagataaaagtgtctgacaaatgcatgaatgtaaataattttaaagactTTTTATAATTAGAGTTTCTGTGCAAAATACACTAGTGAATTGTTGTCATTTACACTTACTTCTGTGAGTATTTTCTGGCCTCCTCCTCATTGTAGAActgtaaatgaaaacaaaacaggCAAATTTGATACAAAACTGTAGtgaataaaatgtaaaagcCATTGATTATTAcgattttgagattttgcaacaaaaacattttatattttctcaGGTGAGGATTTGACATTTTTTACTTCTAAGCTGTTATAAAGTCAACTAGAAACAACTAGAAAGAGTTGTAACACGTGATGGAAATAAACAACGTAAAACATGTATTTGTAAATATGACAACATAATAAACTTTAAGCATATTTAGCCTACCTAAGCACATGTATGTATACATGTATAAGCTATACGTAAAGTAAAATGATGAAAGCTACAAAAACACTGAGAAAGTAGGTGTAATGGGACAGAAATGTCTTCAGTACTATTACTTTATTCCCACATGACATCTGTGGAGTTTTGGTCTGTGGATCTGTCTCTGAAACGTTAACATCATAACGTGTCCCACATGACGCGATGACTTAAAACAGGGAAGTTCACTCACCACCTCAGGAGGAGCAGAATGTTCAGGTCTACGACAACTTGAAGACATGTTGATATTGAACTGATTCAAGACAAGAGTCTGCAGCTTAATACAGATCAAAACACTACTGTAATAATCACACGTGTGGTGTGAGCACGCAGATGACGTCATCGGCAGGCGACGACACGGGCTTGTCTTCTTCAGCATTCACTCGAATAATGATAAATATCATGTAATAATACATATAAACAAATGAGAGGACAAATGAGAGGACCCACGAATGACTCATCTCTTAACACACAAAAGACGGTGATCAGTGCATAAATTACTTGAATCTTTAGGAAGAGAGTGTTTTACACACGCACCTCTCGGGTGAAGTTATTTTTGGAAACACAATCGTTACTAGGGTTTGTAAGCACGTTTTTAATTAGAAATTTCACCGATTTTTATTCGATAGTAATGGAACCCCACCTTTGCAAAAACTCATTTACCAAATAGAAAAgtgaataggcttgttcgacttcatgcggcgccgcaagaaccgacaaccggatgacgtcaaagtaccgcgagagcgagacgaaattagTCTTCGTAT
This sequence is a window from Misgurnus anguillicaudatus chromosome 24, ASM2758022v2, whole genome shotgun sequence. Protein-coding genes within it:
- the bud23 gene encoding 18S rRNA (guanine-N(7))-methyltransferase, with protein sequence MLKKTSPCRRLPMTSSACSHHTCDYYSSVLICIKLQTLVLNQFNINMSSSCRRPEHSAPPEVFYNEEEARKYSQNSRMIEIQTQMSERAVELLCLPEDQPCYLLDVGCGSGLSGDYLSEVGHYWVGVDISTAMLDVALDRDVEGDLILGDMGEGMPFRPGMFDGCVSISALQWLCNADKKTHSPPKRLYRFFSTLYSSLARGARAIFQIYPENSEQLELITGQAMKAGFTGGMVVDYPNSSKAKKFFLCLFAGVSGVLPKGLDSESADRSVSNQAQFTTQRSRFKNMKGKSVKKSKDWIVDKKERRRRQGKDVRADTKYTGRRRRPHF